One window of Akkermansia biwaensis genomic DNA carries:
- a CDS encoding MFS transporter, producing MDDVQTSKKKTPSKKEWRGFYSLILIQAQNAFNEKAAQFLLIPLGVWLAANNIAYGPDSWVNSLQYILGCIFVLPYILFSPFVGWLADCFCKARIIQFMSFLQILVLGAMFLCFRYENIEMAVFWFCVFSVQATILSPAKKGVVKDMVGSRQLGYASGLMEMSLILSMLAAQIGIFVWFDILQVSSNDGWEAAAFPTMILTFIAIPVAIAALFLPRYPSKQTRKFEWKLFYEHFVQLKYLWSQRDLRLSEIGISYFWFLAGALMLISLQIAQEHPIGDAGFSMSAAILMAWLSGGTVVGGVIASIICRKKIELGLIPLGAIGFTVGCIAMSFFPPGSLASNIGFGITGAFAAAYLVPLNAHLQDNCEPSNRSTVIAAGNLMDCIMGLVAVGFQLMLRNIFSVQNQFWVLAILGVVITIVAFRLIPREFIRMMGLWIMRIVYRSRIIHQDRIPEDGGAIIVANHVTYGDALFLSLICPRPIRFIVAEEFVAIRWLGWILELFNCLPISSRNPRESLSKAIQALKAGEVICIFPEGQLTRTGTLCAARRGLEMLAKKSSCPIIPIYMDELWGSIFSYSGNRFFSKAPLHVPYRFTAAVGEPIAPDAVNPPMVINTLRELSSTCLEIAASIGRDAILNHLEHIGHKPLVTAKNTRLTGYEIAECLMNDTVEAENPELRKWLATLLDCSRSQSRLCDFWMNAQQLERVNALQPRELLLTSVGHEEVHETVAAVLWPILTGTPVYLIGDGDHSMPEGIRQIAGSDFLRRRLYSLVPETRTPLYDFSGSGDLVLPNIGWRPCFATDRGIILAMSMKRSVFKLDDGTVQLGMRARTRGRLLPGFYLNPPSSTVIAGATLSTPYSLPPNLYLDESGFLAELQSSNHE from the coding sequence ATGGATGACGTACAGACATCTAAGAAAAAAACACCCTCGAAAAAGGAATGGAGGGGTTTTTATTCCCTGATTCTCATACAAGCCCAAAATGCCTTCAATGAAAAGGCGGCCCAATTCCTGCTGATCCCGCTGGGCGTCTGGCTGGCCGCGAACAACATCGCATACGGCCCGGACTCCTGGGTCAACTCCCTCCAATACATCCTGGGCTGTATCTTTGTACTGCCCTACATCCTGTTCTCCCCCTTTGTGGGATGGCTGGCGGACTGCTTCTGCAAGGCGCGCATCATCCAATTCATGTCCTTCCTGCAAATCCTGGTGCTGGGGGCCATGTTCCTGTGCTTCAGGTATGAAAACATAGAAATGGCTGTTTTCTGGTTCTGCGTCTTTTCCGTCCAGGCAACCATTCTGAGCCCAGCGAAAAAAGGGGTGGTCAAGGACATGGTTGGGTCCCGGCAGCTCGGGTACGCCTCCGGGCTGATGGAAATGAGCCTCATCCTCTCCATGCTGGCCGCCCAGATCGGCATCTTCGTGTGGTTCGACATCCTGCAGGTATCTTCCAATGACGGCTGGGAGGCGGCGGCCTTCCCCACCATGATCCTCACCTTCATTGCCATCCCCGTAGCGATAGCCGCCCTGTTCCTGCCCCGGTATCCTTCCAAGCAGACGCGGAAATTTGAATGGAAACTCTTTTACGAACACTTCGTCCAGCTCAAATACCTGTGGAGCCAGCGTGACTTGCGGCTCAGTGAAATCGGCATCTCCTACTTCTGGTTCCTGGCCGGGGCGCTGATGCTGATCTCCCTGCAAATTGCCCAGGAGCATCCCATAGGCGACGCCGGATTCAGCATGTCCGCCGCCATTCTGATGGCATGGCTCAGCGGCGGTACCGTGGTCGGAGGCGTCATTGCCTCCATCATCTGCCGCAAGAAAATCGAGCTGGGACTGATCCCGCTGGGCGCCATCGGCTTCACGGTCGGCTGCATCGCCATGTCCTTCTTCCCCCCCGGCTCTCTCGCCAGCAACATCGGCTTTGGCATCACGGGCGCCTTTGCGGCGGCCTACCTGGTGCCCCTGAACGCCCATCTCCAGGACAACTGCGAACCGTCCAACCGGAGCACGGTCATCGCCGCCGGCAACCTCATGGACTGCATTATGGGCCTGGTGGCCGTAGGGTTCCAGCTCATGCTGAGAAACATCTTCTCCGTCCAGAACCAATTCTGGGTGCTGGCCATTCTGGGCGTGGTCATCACTATCGTGGCGTTCCGCCTCATCCCCCGCGAATTCATCCGCATGATGGGACTCTGGATCATGCGGATCGTGTACCGTTCCCGCATCATCCACCAGGACCGTATTCCGGAAGACGGAGGGGCTATCATCGTCGCCAACCACGTTACCTACGGAGACGCTCTCTTCCTCTCCCTCATCTGTCCGCGCCCCATCCGCTTCATCGTGGCGGAGGAATTCGTGGCCATCCGCTGGCTCGGCTGGATACTGGAACTATTCAACTGCCTCCCCATCTCTTCCCGGAATCCCCGTGAATCCCTCTCCAAAGCCATCCAGGCCCTCAAGGCCGGGGAAGTCATCTGCATCTTCCCGGAAGGACAGCTCACCCGCACGGGCACCCTGTGCGCCGCACGGAGGGGGCTGGAAATGCTCGCCAAAAAATCCAGCTGTCCCATCATTCCCATCTATATGGACGAGCTGTGGGGCAGCATCTTCTCCTACTCCGGCAACCGCTTCTTCTCCAAGGCCCCCCTCCACGTCCCCTACCGTTTCACGGCGGCCGTCGGCGAACCCATCGCGCCGGATGCGGTCAATCCGCCGATGGTAATCAACACACTGCGGGAACTCTCCTCCACCTGCCTGGAAATCGCAGCCAGCATCGGGAGGGACGCCATTCTGAACCATCTGGAGCACATCGGACACAAACCCCTTGTCACAGCCAAAAACACGCGCCTTACCGGCTACGAGATAGCCGAATGCCTGATGAACGACACCGTGGAAGCCGAAAACCCGGAACTCCGGAAATGGCTGGCCACCCTGCTGGACTGCTCCCGCTCCCAGAGCCGCCTGTGCGACTTCTGGATGAACGCCCAGCAGCTTGAACGGGTGAACGCGCTCCAGCCCAGGGAACTCCTGCTCACCAGCGTGGGACATGAAGAAGTCCATGAAACGGTGGCCGCCGTCCTGTGGCCCATCCTCACCGGCACGCCCGTTTACCTGATTGGGGACGGAGACCACAGCATGCCGGAAGGAATCAGGCAGATAGCAGGTTCCGACTTCCTGCGCCGCAGGCTCTACAGCCTGGTTCCGGAAACGCGCACACCCCTGTATGACTTCAGCGGCTCCGGAGACCTCGTTCTGCCCAACATCGGCTGGCGGCCCTGCTTTGCCACGGACCGCGGCATCATCCTGGCCATGTCCATGAAAAGGAGCGTCTTCAAGCTGGATGACGGCACCGTCCAGCTCGGCATGCGCGCCCGAACGCGGGGACGCCTTCTGCCGGGCTTCTACCTCAACCCGCCTTCCTCCACCGTCATTGCAGGCGCCACCCTGTCCACGCCCTACTCCCTGCCCCCCAACCTGTACCTGGACGAATCAGGCTTCCTGGCGGAACTCCAGTCTTCCAATCATGAATAG
- a CDS encoding deoxycytidylate deaminase encodes MNSNSSHPRLPFPQYVMTLAHAAALRSEDPYRKVGAAALDADNRVIGTAYNGLYPGFKAEDSFWASRDERQKYMLHAEINLCSLFRRGEARVVACTTMPCTSCMQALCAHGVKTIYYCEPYDKSEAPAIASLYGVELIQVTDYPLSAHFPLVVDC; translated from the coding sequence ATGAATAGCAACTCATCCCATCCCCGCCTCCCCTTCCCGCAATACGTCATGACCCTGGCGCATGCCGCAGCCCTGCGGTCGGAAGACCCGTACCGCAAGGTGGGCGCCGCCGCCCTGGATGCGGACAACCGCGTCATCGGTACCGCCTACAACGGGCTCTACCCCGGATTCAAGGCGGAAGACTCCTTCTGGGCCAGCCGGGACGAACGCCAGAAATACATGCTCCATGCGGAAATCAACCTGTGCAGCCTGTTCCGCCGCGGAGAGGCCAGGGTGGTGGCATGCACCACGATGCCCTGCACCTCCTGCATGCAGGCCCTGTGCGCCCACGGCGTAAAAACCATCTACTACTGCGAGCCCTACGACAAATCGGAGGCTCCCGCCATCGCCTCTCTCTACGGAGTGGAACTGATCCAGGTCACGGACTATCCGCTCAGCGCGCACTTTCCCCTGGTGGTGGACTGCTGA
- a CDS encoding OsmC family protein, translating to MVKTITMYEGGLRCSMVHEPSGAQFSTDAPVDNNGKGESFSPTDLVGAALAGCMSTIMGIVAARKGIKLEGMTVEVGKHMNADPRRIGKLEVVISVPLPADHPDRKMLEQAALSCPVKHSLHPDIEVPITWNWIG from the coding sequence ATGGTAAAAACTATTACAATGTACGAAGGCGGCCTCCGCTGCTCCATGGTGCATGAACCGTCCGGAGCACAGTTTTCCACGGACGCTCCTGTGGACAATAACGGGAAAGGGGAGTCCTTTTCCCCCACGGATTTGGTGGGTGCGGCCCTTGCCGGCTGCATGAGCACCATCATGGGCATCGTAGCCGCCCGGAAAGGCATCAAGCTGGAAGGGATGACGGTGGAAGTGGGCAAACACATGAATGCGGACCCCCGCCGCATTGGAAAGCTGGAAGTAGTGATCAGCGTTCCGCTGCCTGCGGATCATCCGGACAGGAAGATGCTGGAACAGGCCGCGTTGAGCTGTCCCGTCAAGCACAGCCTGCATCCGGATATTGAGGTTCCCATTACCTGGAACTGGATCGGCTGA
- a CDS encoding protein-disulfide reductase DsbD family protein — MKSFFHAAILSLGLLPGIISTGTAQDFGAMSFGGAGDFGTPQASGTARATVESYAAEPFVVVTELTLPDHWHVYYKNPGSVGMPMEASMKETPGFRIEGPFWQVPELGKGIVDFYGYSGNAKMAFRITPENNAPEQASFTTTMTWQMCAEQCAAPETKNFTVTLKRGEGRPSPEAGSLVRGLVGLSTPAWAQGMQSRISQEGKTVVLHLKTSGTPLPDAPAYFFCDQGEINPTVPQTLKKLDDSTYELSMQFNDTTDGLYPNNLPEADKGKPLSSLSGILRIGDEGVGITAPNAPFSTAGQESAAAASPESPVPAPPVMGLAEIMFFMFLGGIILNVMPCVFPVIGLKIMSFVQLGGGERKKVLAHSLTFVLGIMISFWIITAILIALKANMFDWSSPAGPGIFSGDFWLGRGAEGIVNWAFWFENPWVNFCLLGLMLALGLSMFGVFEIGVKATTMGGELQHKKGYAGSFWSGALATVISTPCSAPFLGQAIGAAMLQPPLGIVLCLTMMGLGMSLPYIVLGAFPVLTKYLPKPGAWMESFKQAMSFLIFGTAAYFLWIYMAFFDADNHPQDILFLFFGLVFFSMAFWIYGRWCPIYRSRKSRITGGIFAILFLLAGLFYMLPPESSAWFGRESDAGMAAPADKKNAGHAEESVWTPWSPEAMQAALDQGKPVYVDFTARWCSTCQVNKASYTDEVLAAFKKYGIVMMKADKTRTNPVIDRELKNLGRTAVPVNALYLPGKKPVVTRELLSPSYLLEFLETEMKR, encoded by the coding sequence ATGAAAAGCTTTTTCCATGCGGCCATCCTCTCCCTGGGTCTGCTGCCGGGCATCATCTCCACGGGAACGGCACAGGACTTTGGCGCCATGAGCTTCGGCGGCGCCGGAGACTTCGGGACGCCCCAGGCCTCAGGCACGGCCAGGGCCACGGTGGAATCCTACGCAGCGGAACCTTTCGTAGTGGTAACGGAACTGACCCTGCCGGACCACTGGCACGTCTATTACAAAAATCCCGGCTCCGTAGGCATGCCCATGGAAGCTTCCATGAAGGAAACGCCCGGATTCCGCATTGAAGGCCCCTTCTGGCAGGTTCCGGAGCTGGGCAAGGGAATCGTGGACTTCTACGGCTACAGCGGCAACGCGAAAATGGCCTTCCGCATCACGCCGGAAAACAACGCCCCGGAACAGGCCTCATTCACCACCACCATGACCTGGCAAATGTGCGCGGAACAATGTGCCGCGCCGGAAACCAAAAACTTCACCGTCACCCTGAAACGTGGGGAAGGCCGGCCCTCCCCGGAAGCAGGCTCCCTGGTCCGGGGACTTGTGGGGCTCTCCACTCCTGCCTGGGCGCAAGGCATGCAATCCCGCATCTCCCAGGAGGGAAAAACCGTCGTCCTTCATCTGAAAACGTCCGGGACTCCCCTTCCGGACGCTCCCGCCTACTTCTTCTGCGACCAGGGGGAAATCAATCCGACCGTTCCCCAGACACTCAAAAAACTGGATGATTCCACTTACGAGCTGTCCATGCAGTTCAACGACACTACGGACGGCCTCTACCCCAACAACCTGCCGGAAGCGGACAAGGGCAAGCCACTCTCAAGCCTTTCCGGCATCCTTCGCATAGGCGATGAAGGCGTCGGCATCACCGCCCCCAATGCCCCCTTCTCCACAGCGGGGCAGGAATCCGCCGCAGCGGCCTCCCCCGAATCTCCCGTTCCCGCCCCCCCCGTAATGGGTCTGGCGGAAATCATGTTCTTCATGTTCCTCGGCGGCATCATCCTGAACGTCATGCCGTGCGTCTTCCCGGTCATCGGGCTCAAAATCATGAGCTTTGTCCAGCTGGGCGGCGGGGAAAGAAAAAAAGTGCTGGCCCATTCCCTCACCTTCGTACTCGGCATCATGATCTCCTTCTGGATCATCACTGCCATCCTGATCGCCCTGAAAGCGAACATGTTCGACTGGTCCTCCCCCGCCGGACCCGGAATATTCAGCGGCGACTTCTGGCTGGGCCGCGGCGCTGAAGGGATCGTCAACTGGGCATTCTGGTTTGAAAACCCATGGGTGAACTTCTGCCTGCTGGGGCTGATGCTGGCCCTGGGGCTGAGCATGTTCGGCGTCTTTGAAATAGGCGTCAAGGCCACGACGATGGGCGGCGAACTCCAGCATAAAAAAGGCTATGCCGGCTCCTTCTGGTCCGGCGCCCTGGCCACCGTCATTTCCACCCCGTGCAGCGCCCCGTTCCTGGGGCAGGCCATCGGCGCCGCCATGCTCCAGCCCCCGCTGGGCATCGTGCTCTGCCTCACCATGATGGGGCTCGGCATGTCCCTGCCCTACATCGTGCTGGGAGCCTTCCCCGTCCTGACCAAATACCTTCCCAAACCCGGAGCATGGATGGAATCCTTCAAGCAGGCCATGTCCTTCCTCATCTTCGGCACCGCCGCATACTTCCTCTGGATATACATGGCCTTCTTTGATGCGGACAATCATCCGCAGGACATCCTCTTCCTCTTCTTCGGCCTCGTGTTCTTCTCCATGGCCTTCTGGATCTACGGCAGGTGGTGCCCCATCTACCGCAGCCGGAAATCGCGCATTACGGGGGGCATCTTCGCCATCCTGTTCCTTCTTGCCGGCCTCTTCTACATGCTGCCGCCGGAAAGCTCCGCCTGGTTCGGCCGAGAATCGGATGCGGGAATGGCGGCTCCGGCGGACAAAAAGAACGCCGGCCATGCGGAAGAAAGCGTGTGGACCCCCTGGAGTCCGGAAGCCATGCAGGCTGCCCTGGACCAGGGAAAACCCGTTTACGTGGACTTCACGGCCCGCTGGTGCTCCACCTGCCAGGTAAACAAGGCCTCCTACACGGATGAAGTGCTGGCCGCCTTCAAAAAATACGGCATCGTCATGATGAAGGCGGACAAAACGCGGACGAATCCCGTCATTGACCGGGAACTCAAAAACCTGGGCCGCACGGCGGTTCCCGTAAACGCGCTGTACCTGCCTGGAAAAAAACCGGTCGTCACCAGAGAGCTCCTGTCCCCTTCCTACCTGCTTGAATTCCTGGAAACGGAAATGAAACGCTGA
- a CDS encoding GDSL-type esterase/lipase family protein, which yields MNIRVFLTACLFWAVSSVVANISPEYAVPDPPDVAKLNTQPWVPARYKVVREQLMGKECGVLFVGDSITQGWEREGADLWKKLFLPMKAVNFGVSGDRTESMLWRMEDTGLAVKTPPRYCVLLAGTNNIGLWEGKQAPEDTVKGIREVASRLLKKFPGTHLILMEVTPYGPDPRGPLRKRQEEINELLRKLRLPRTTVLSINRDLLNPDGTFREGMFRDKVHLTAKGYQVWADALLPLLKKGE from the coding sequence ATGAATATACGCGTTTTTTTAACCGCCTGCCTGTTTTGGGCCGTGTCTTCCGTTGTTGCGAATATTTCTCCGGAGTATGCCGTTCCCGATCCTCCCGATGTTGCCAAGCTGAATACGCAGCCATGGGTTCCGGCGCGCTACAAGGTTGTCCGGGAACAGTTGATGGGCAAGGAATGCGGCGTGTTGTTCGTCGGGGATTCCATCACGCAGGGATGGGAGCGGGAGGGTGCGGACCTTTGGAAGAAATTGTTTTTACCGATGAAGGCCGTCAATTTCGGCGTAAGCGGGGACAGGACGGAAAGCATGCTGTGGAGGATGGAGGATACGGGCTTGGCCGTGAAGACACCGCCCCGGTATTGCGTTTTACTGGCCGGGACGAATAATATAGGCCTGTGGGAAGGGAAGCAGGCTCCGGAAGATACGGTGAAGGGCATCCGGGAGGTGGCTTCACGCCTGCTGAAGAAGTTCCCCGGCACTCATTTGATTCTGATGGAGGTGACTCCTTACGGACCCGATCCCCGCGGTCCGCTGCGGAAGCGCCAGGAGGAGATTAATGAACTCCTGCGTAAGCTCAGGCTTCCAAGAACCACCGTTTTGTCCATTAACAGGGATTTGCTGAATCCGGATGGAACATTCCGGGAGGGCATGTTCAGAGACAAGGTCCATCTGACGGCGAAAGGCTATCAGGTATGGGCGGATGCTCTTCTGCCGCTTCTGAAGAAGGGCGAATAG